One Halorientalis litorea DNA segment encodes these proteins:
- a CDS encoding bacteriorhodopsin: MPSPGAEQIWLWIGTALMAVGTLAFIGMGWGEEDPEAQEYYIITIFIPAIAASAYFSMAMGFGLTELSVPWASEALDIYWARYADWLFTTPLLLIDLALLAGANRNTISTLVGLDVGMIVTGLVGALVTSSQTMRIVWWGISCGFFLALLYILVSRLSAQASTQPGSVGALFSTLRNVVILLWTAYPIVWIVGTEGLGLIPLYWETAVFMVLDVLAKVGFGFLLLRSRSVLDQVSSSTADATAAD; this comes from the coding sequence ATGCCTTCACCAGGTGCAGAGCAAATTTGGCTGTGGATCGGTACAGCACTCATGGCAGTAGGGACGTTGGCGTTCATCGGCATGGGTTGGGGCGAAGAAGACCCCGAAGCACAAGAGTACTACATCATCACGATATTCATCCCGGCCATCGCGGCGTCGGCGTATTTCTCGATGGCCATGGGATTCGGGCTCACAGAACTGTCCGTACCGTGGGCCAGTGAGGCCCTCGACATCTACTGGGCCCGCTACGCCGACTGGCTGTTCACGACGCCGCTGCTGCTGATCGACCTCGCCCTGCTCGCCGGGGCGAACCGCAATACAATCTCCACCCTCGTCGGCCTCGACGTGGGGATGATCGTGACCGGCCTCGTCGGCGCGCTGGTCACCTCCAGCCAGACGATGCGCATCGTCTGGTGGGGCATCAGCTGCGGGTTCTTCCTCGCACTGCTGTACATCCTCGTCAGCCGCCTCTCGGCGCAGGCGTCGACACAGCCGGGGTCGGTCGGAGCCCTGTTCAGTACGCTTCGGAACGTGGTGATACTGCTGTGGACGGCCTACCCCATCGTCTGGATCGTCGGTACGGAGGGGCTGGGCCTCATCCCGCTGTACTGGGAGACTGCGGTGTTCATGGTCCTCGACGTGCTCGCGAAGGTCGGGTTCGGCTTCCTGCTGCTCCGTAGCCGGAGCGTCCTCGACCAGGTGTCGTCGAGTACGGCCGACGCGACTGCGGCCGACTGA
- a CDS encoding type IV pilin, whose amino-acid sequence MQLRRLVRSEDAVSPVIGVILMVAITVILAAVIASFVLGLGGDTEAVPTATFDFEKIELSGQPDELRVTHETGTGIVNTDLYFGSPDGVQDEDGSPGPVNRLSWYEAAEDNGASEGDSVAGGDSVLIEPPNASPELEDKTIDVIWQSDGNSATLDTFRGEDA is encoded by the coding sequence ATGCAACTGCGCCGACTCGTCCGTTCGGAGGACGCCGTCAGCCCCGTTATCGGTGTCATCCTGATGGTCGCAATCACCGTCATCCTCGCCGCCGTCATCGCCTCGTTCGTCCTCGGCCTCGGTGGCGACACGGAGGCGGTGCCGACGGCGACGTTCGACTTCGAGAAGATAGAACTCTCCGGACAACCCGACGAGTTGCGGGTCACTCACGAAACCGGGACCGGCATCGTCAACACCGACCTCTACTTCGGGTCCCCGGACGGCGTCCAGGACGAGGACGGAAGCCCCGGCCCGGTGAATCGGCTGTCGTGGTACGAGGCGGCCGAAGACAACGGCGCGAGCGAGGGCGACAGTGTCGCCGGCGGCGACTCCGTTCTCATCGAACCGCCGAACGCCAGCCCCGAACTCGAAGACAAGACCATCGACGTCATCTGGCAGTCCGATGGCAACTCGGCGACGCTCGATACGTTCCGGGGCGAGGACGCCTGA
- a CDS encoding archaellin/type IV pilin N-terminal domain-containing protein, which yields MTEEAPEGILSPSDLGPDGTRGQVGIGTLIIFIALVLVAAVAAGVLINTGGQLESRASDTGDDAQAQVSNQVDVVSATGVDKSVHGSMERIELVLKKSAGSDDIDLEDMTIQYRSGSAAANLEHTTGTADGESFSTTHIAGTGGAASPTVLNETSERVEIRIDVVSVEGTSLEEGASAELTFVEQSGATTVYGVDVPNVIQSDYFPV from the coding sequence ATGACTGAGGAGGCCCCCGAGGGTATCCTGTCGCCCTCGGACCTCGGCCCCGACGGCACACGTGGGCAGGTCGGCATCGGCACGCTGATAATCTTCATCGCGCTGGTGCTGGTCGCCGCGGTCGCCGCCGGCGTCCTCATCAACACGGGCGGACAGCTCGAATCCCGTGCCTCGGACACCGGCGACGACGCACAAGCACAGGTCTCCAATCAAGTCGACGTCGTCTCCGCGACCGGAGTCGACAAAAGCGTCCACGGTTCCATGGAGCGCATCGAATTGGTACTCAAGAAGTCCGCGGGGTCCGACGACATCGACCTCGAAGACATGACTATCCAGTACCGCTCCGGGTCTGCGGCAGCGAACCTCGAGCATACTACCGGAACTGCCGATGGCGAGTCATTCAGCACCACGCACATTGCGGGAACCGGAGGAGCCGCGTCCCCGACGGTGCTGAACGAAACGTCAGAACGGGTCGAAATCCGTATCGATGTCGTGTCCGTCGAAGGAACCTCGCTCGAGGAGGGAGCCTCGGCGGAGTTGACCTTCGTCGAACAGTCGGGTGCGACGACCGTCTACGGGGTCGACGTCCCCAATGTCATACAGAGTGACTACTTCCCGGTGTAA
- a CDS encoding 50S ribosomal protein L15e gives MARSFYSHIKDAWADPDDGDLAELQWQRQQEWRDQGAIERVERPTRLDKARSLGYKAKQGVVVARVSVRKGGARKQRFTAGRRSKRQGVTRITRRKNLQRVAEERSTRKYRNLRVLNSYWVGEDGRQKWFEVIMLDPDHPAIENDDDLNWICDDSHRGRAYRGLTSAGQSNRGLDKKGKGTEHTRPSINSGRGRGR, from the coding sequence ATGGCACGAAGCTTCTACTCCCACATCAAGGACGCGTGGGCGGACCCCGACGACGGGGACCTCGCCGAACTACAGTGGCAACGACAGCAAGAGTGGCGCGACCAGGGCGCGATAGAGCGCGTCGAGCGACCGACCCGCCTCGACAAGGCCCGCTCGCTGGGCTACAAGGCGAAACAGGGCGTCGTCGTCGCCCGCGTGAGCGTCCGCAAGGGCGGCGCGCGCAAACAGCGGTTCACCGCCGGTCGCCGGTCGAAACGTCAGGGCGTGACCCGCATCACCCGCCGGAAGAACCTCCAGCGGGTCGCCGAGGAGCGGTCCACGCGCAAGTACCGCAACCTCCGCGTCCTCAACTCCTACTGGGTCGGTGAAGACGGCCGGCAGAAGTGGTTCGAGGTCATCATGCTCGACCCCGACCACCCGGCCATCGAGAACGACGACGACCTCAACTGGATTTGCGACGACAGCCACCGCGGCCGGGCCTACCGCGGCCTGACCAGCGCGGGCCAGTCCAACCGTGGCCTCGACAAGAAGGGCAAAGGCACGGAACACACCCGCCCGAGCATCAACAGCGGCCGCGGGCGCGGCAGGTAG
- the mutS gene encoding DNA mismatch repair protein MutS — MDAALGPPEKMADRAEELTPMMAQYFELCQRYDDSLLLFQVGDFYEAFCDAAERVSRLCEITLTKREDSTGTYPMAGVPIDNAESYIETLLDAGYRVAVADQVQDPSETTGVVDRAVTRVVTPGTLTEDELLRTDDNNFVACLVRDGDTYGLAVLDVSTGDFYATSADREAAIADELGRFDPAEAVVGPDAGTDVFHEECMVTPYDETAFAPDAARETVAAYFGDPETLLAADAEIRACGALLDYAEYTRGAEGDEDGERGRLAYLTHLTRYDPREYMLLDAVALESLELFDRRAVHGRAGATLADVVDETACALGSRTLKDWLRRPLVERDRIEARHDAVAELVGDVRTRERLHEKLRDVYDIERLVSRVSRGRANARDLRSLKATLDVVPDVRAALADADCAYLRTVHGTLDDLPDVRDLVGRAIREEPPIEITEGGVIREGYDERLDDLRETERSGKAWVDSLEQQERERTGIDSLKVGHNSVHGYYIEVTDPNLDAVPDDYTRRQTLKNSERFYTPELKEREEEILRAENRADDLEYRLFTEVRETVAAEAERVQSLADTLARLDALVAFATVAAEHDYARPEFTADPKTTHVDGGRHPVVERTQASFVPNDTRLDADAFLAVVTGPNMSGKSTYMRQVALIQVLAQAGSFVPAEAARLSLADRVFTRVGASDDIAGGKSTFMVEMTELADILEHATDRSLVLLDEVGRGTSTTDGLAIARAVTEYLHDEVGARTLFATHHHELTATAEALPGASNWHFAASEQPPPADAGDATVTFDHEIRRGPADASYGVEVAREAGVPDAVVDRSRELLDAGADTGKPTASPERGRRTNGHEPADAHEVADEAGTATQTPRDIESTLREQSLAETTPLEALQLLSELKDRLDD, encoded by the coding sequence ATGGACGCGGCGCTTGGCCCGCCCGAGAAGATGGCCGACCGGGCCGAAGAGTTGACGCCGATGATGGCCCAGTACTTCGAGCTGTGCCAGCGGTACGACGACTCCCTCCTGCTGTTTCAGGTGGGCGACTTCTACGAGGCGTTCTGTGACGCCGCCGAGCGCGTCTCCCGCCTCTGTGAGATTACGCTCACCAAACGCGAGGACTCCACCGGGACGTACCCGATGGCTGGCGTTCCCATCGACAACGCCGAGAGCTATATCGAGACGCTACTGGACGCCGGCTACCGCGTGGCCGTCGCCGACCAAGTGCAGGACCCCAGCGAGACCACCGGCGTCGTGGACCGCGCGGTCACGCGCGTCGTCACGCCGGGGACGCTCACCGAAGACGAACTCCTGCGGACCGACGACAACAACTTCGTCGCCTGTCTCGTCCGCGACGGCGACACTTACGGGTTGGCGGTGCTGGACGTCTCGACCGGCGACTTCTACGCGACGAGTGCCGACCGCGAGGCGGCCATCGCGGACGAACTCGGCCGGTTCGACCCCGCCGAGGCCGTCGTCGGTCCCGACGCCGGGACGGACGTGTTCCACGAGGAGTGCATGGTCACGCCCTACGACGAGACGGCCTTCGCCCCCGACGCCGCACGCGAGACGGTCGCCGCGTACTTCGGCGACCCGGAGACGCTGCTGGCCGCCGACGCCGAGATACGCGCCTGCGGTGCCCTGCTCGACTACGCCGAGTACACGCGGGGGGCGGAGGGTGACGAGGACGGTGAGCGCGGGCGACTGGCGTACCTCACCCACCTGACGCGCTACGACCCGCGCGAGTACATGCTGTTGGACGCGGTGGCTCTGGAGAGTCTGGAACTGTTCGACCGCCGCGCCGTCCACGGCCGCGCCGGGGCGACGCTGGCCGACGTGGTGGACGAGACGGCCTGCGCGCTCGGGAGTCGAACCCTCAAAGACTGGCTCCGTCGTCCGCTGGTCGAACGCGACCGTATCGAGGCCCGCCACGACGCCGTCGCGGAACTCGTCGGCGACGTTCGCACGCGCGAGCGTCTGCACGAGAAACTGCGGGACGTGTACGACATCGAACGCCTCGTCTCGCGCGTCTCGCGGGGGCGGGCCAACGCCCGCGACCTCCGCTCGCTGAAGGCGACGCTCGACGTGGTGCCCGACGTTCGCGCCGCCCTCGCCGACGCCGACTGTGCGTATCTACGGACCGTCCACGGGACCCTCGACGACCTGCCCGACGTTCGGGACCTCGTCGGCCGTGCCATCCGCGAGGAACCGCCCATCGAAATCACCGAGGGCGGGGTCATCCGGGAGGGATACGACGAGCGACTGGACGACCTGCGCGAGACAGAACGCTCGGGGAAGGCGTGGGTCGACTCGCTCGAACAGCAGGAACGGGAGCGCACCGGCATCGACTCGCTGAAGGTCGGGCACAACTCCGTCCACGGCTACTACATCGAGGTGACCGACCCGAACCTCGACGCGGTGCCCGACGATTACACCCGCCGACAGACACTCAAGAACTCCGAGCGGTTCTACACCCCCGAACTGAAGGAACGCGAGGAGGAGATACTCCGGGCCGAGAACCGGGCAGACGACCTCGAATACCGCCTGTTCACCGAGGTACGCGAGACCGTCGCCGCCGAGGCCGAGCGGGTCCAGTCCCTCGCGGACACGCTCGCGCGACTCGACGCACTCGTCGCGTTCGCCACCGTCGCCGCCGAACACGACTACGCCCGGCCGGAGTTCACGGCCGACCCGAAGACGACCCACGTCGACGGCGGCCGCCACCCAGTCGTCGAGCGGACCCAAGCCTCGTTCGTCCCCAACGACACCCGCCTCGACGCCGACGCGTTCCTCGCCGTCGTCACCGGCCCGAACATGAGCGGGAAGTCCACCTACATGCGACAGGTCGCGCTGATACAGGTCCTCGCACAGGCCGGGTCGTTCGTCCCCGCCGAGGCCGCCCGCCTCTCGCTGGCCGACCGGGTGTTCACCCGCGTCGGCGCGAGCGACGACATCGCCGGGGGGAAGTCCACCTTCATGGTCGAGATGACCGAACTGGCCGACATTCTGGAACACGCCACCGACCGCTCGCTCGTCCTGCTGGACGAGGTGGGTCGCGGGACCAGTACGACCGACGGCCTCGCAATCGCCCGCGCCGTCACCGAGTACCTCCACGACGAGGTGGGCGCGCGAACCCTCTTCGCCACCCACCACCACGAACTCACCGCCACCGCGGAGGCCCTGCCGGGGGCGAGCAACTGGCACTTCGCCGCCAGCGAGCAGCCGCCGCCGGCCGACGCGGGAGACGCGACGGTAACGTTCGACCACGAGATACGCCGCGGGCCGGCCGACGCCTCCTACGGCGTCGAAGTCGCACGGGAGGCGGGCGTCCCCGACGCCGTGGTCGACCGCTCGCGGGAACTGCTGGACGCCGGGGCCGACACCGGGAAACCGACGGCATCTCCCGAGCGCGGCCGCCGAACGAACGGCCACGAACCCGCGGACGCACACGAAGTCGCCGACGAGGCTGGCACGGCCACGCAGACGCCACGGGACATCGAGTCGACGCTCCGCGAGCAGTCGCTGGCGGAGACGACGCCGCTCGAAGCCCTGCAACTGCTCTCGGAACTGAAAGACCGTCTCGACGACTAG
- a CDS encoding DUF7500 family protein — translation MTEEAPEGILSPSDLGPDDEYVKQLDDGRHVVVTDDDGSRPATDGGTPPADGSAQPAASAGSLADLDGAYAMRAVARAGTSEDSHSVETNDVSEAFESLLRWYAEQVSDGTPPAEVIAVLLTNTDLDVEARVR, via the coding sequence ATGACTGAGGAGGCCCCCGAGGGTATCCTGTCGCCCTCGGACCTCGGCCCCGACGACGAGTACGTCAAGCAACTCGACGACGGCCGTCACGTCGTCGTGACCGACGACGACGGGAGTCGCCCGGCCACGGACGGGGGCACGCCCCCGGCCGACGGGTCGGCACAGCCTGCCGCGTCGGCGGGGTCGCTCGCGGACCTCGACGGTGCGTACGCGATGCGAGCAGTCGCGCGAGCGGGCACGAGCGAAGACAGCCACAGCGTCGAGACGAACGACGTGTCGGAGGCGTTCGAGTCGCTGTTGCGTTGGTACGCCGAACAGGTGTCGGACGGAACGCCACCAGCAGAAGTGATAGCGGTGTTGCTCACGAACACGGACCTCGACGTCGAGGCCCGGGTTCGCTGA
- the nucS gene encoding endonuclease NucS, translating into MSNHDETASDPGAVDGVVAPTPAAARAFVAEGVDRGDLVTVFGRCTVDYDGRASSELGPGDRLVVCKPDGTTLVHTDEGHQPVNWQPPGCTQEARVTDGAFELYSRRETPAEELTVRFERVDRATRYDVTDEQDLALSGTEEDLRERILADPALVESGFEPLATERETPAGAVDIFGEDEMGRRVVVELKRRRVGPDAVGQLTRYVEALRRDLHADAEVRGVLVAPSVTDRARELLAEEGHEFVSLAPAED; encoded by the coding sequence GTGAGCAACCACGACGAGACGGCGAGCGACCCCGGAGCGGTCGACGGCGTCGTCGCCCCGACACCGGCGGCGGCCCGCGCGTTCGTCGCCGAGGGGGTCGACCGGGGGGACCTCGTGACGGTCTTCGGCCGCTGTACCGTCGACTACGACGGACGGGCGTCGAGCGAGCTCGGGCCGGGCGACCGGTTGGTCGTCTGCAAGCCCGACGGCACGACGCTGGTCCACACCGACGAGGGGCACCAGCCGGTCAACTGGCAACCCCCGGGCTGTACGCAGGAGGCCCGCGTGACCGACGGGGCCTTCGAGCTGTACAGCCGCCGGGAGACGCCCGCCGAGGAGTTGACGGTACGGTTCGAGCGCGTCGACCGGGCCACGCGATACGACGTGACCGACGAGCAGGACCTCGCGCTGTCGGGTACCGAGGAAGACCTCAGAGAGCGGATACTGGCCGACCCGGCCCTCGTGGAGTCGGGATTCGAGCCGCTGGCGACCGAACGGGAGACGCCAGCGGGTGCGGTCGACATCTTCGGCGAGGACGAGATGGGGCGGCGGGTCGTCGTCGAGTTGAAACGGCGGCGGGTCGGCCCGGACGCGGTCGGGCAGTTGACGCGGTACGTCGAGGCACTCCGCCGTGACCTCCACGCCGACGCCGAGGTGCGCGGCGTGTTGGTCGCCCCCTCCGTGACCGACCGCGCCCGCGAGTTGCTGGCCGAGGAGGGGCACGAGTTCGTCTCGCTCGCGCCCGCCGAGGACTAG
- a CDS encoding DUF6735 family protein, whose protein sequence is MGHRALVAAARSNGRYDLYGSQWGAHEWRLAATLAGGVTVERAGSFTLVATDCSFEDVVAEYVDFQTHEALFVVTSEHVRPYLVCWFGLPGVDATGPRPGALVGVDADRPTADGEYLRGLFTGAKRTLVGLAADERLDPATARASLVLRVASLAEERPVHFGPVTDRHGT, encoded by the coding sequence GTGGGGCACAGAGCACTCGTCGCCGCGGCGCGCTCGAACGGTCGGTACGACCTGTACGGTTCACAGTGGGGTGCCCACGAGTGGCGGCTGGCGGCGACGCTCGCGGGCGGCGTGACAGTCGAGCGTGCAGGGTCGTTCACGCTGGTCGCCACCGACTGCTCGTTCGAGGATGTCGTCGCCGAGTACGTCGATTTCCAGACCCACGAGGCACTGTTCGTCGTCACGAGCGAGCACGTCCGGCCGTATCTCGTCTGCTGGTTCGGCCTCCCCGGCGTCGACGCCACCGGGCCGCGACCCGGCGCGCTCGTCGGCGTCGACGCGGACCGGCCGACGGCCGACGGCGAGTACCTCCGGGGGCTGTTCACGGGCGCGAAGCGGACCCTCGTGGGACTGGCCGCGGACGAACGACTCGACCCGGCGACGGCGCGGGCGTCGTTGGTCCTCCGCGTCGCGTCGCTGGCCGAGGAGCGACCGGTCCACTTCGGGCCGGTGACTGACCGCCACGGGACGTGA
- a CDS encoding tRNA sulfurtransferase, with the protein MHPPGAETVLVRYGDASTKSHGVRHRMETQLVENVEALLTDRAVDARVEQHATRPRIRAPTTQIQRAAEVAADAFGVVSTSPALSVQPNPDAICDALADAARACYDGGTFAVEARRAGDSFPLTSQEVQEVGGQAVWDAVADAFEPAVDLTDPDLTFNVEIRAEEAFVFFEHVSGPGGLPLGTQAPVVALVSGGIDSPVAAYEMLRRGSPIYPVYVDLGDYGGPDHRARATETVRTLARYAPNFEMPFRVVPGGETVEHIADSLDRGRMLAFRRFCLRVGEVVASDTDAVGVATGEAIGQKSSQTLRNLGTTDPVTELPVFRPLLTMDKSEITERARDIGTFDDSTIPAGCDRFAPAQAETGARLDDVRAAEPDDLAERARRAVEDAELVEIRG; encoded by the coding sequence ATGCACCCGCCGGGGGCGGAGACAGTACTCGTGCGGTACGGGGACGCGAGTACCAAGAGCCACGGCGTCCGCCACCGCATGGAGACGCAGTTGGTCGAGAACGTCGAGGCACTGCTGACCGACCGGGCCGTCGACGCCCGCGTCGAACAGCACGCGACCCGGCCGCGTATCCGGGCACCGACCACGCAGATACAGCGGGCCGCCGAGGTGGCCGCCGACGCGTTCGGCGTCGTCTCGACAAGTCCGGCCTTGTCGGTCCAGCCAAACCCCGACGCCATCTGTGACGCGCTGGCCGACGCGGCCCGGGCCTGCTACGACGGCGGCACGTTCGCCGTGGAGGCGCGACGGGCCGGTGATTCGTTCCCGCTGACGAGCCAAGAGGTACAGGAGGTGGGCGGGCAGGCCGTCTGGGACGCCGTCGCCGACGCGTTCGAACCGGCCGTCGACCTCACCGACCCGGACCTGACGTTCAACGTCGAGATACGCGCCGAGGAGGCGTTCGTCTTCTTCGAGCACGTCTCGGGACCGGGCGGGTTACCGCTGGGGACGCAGGCCCCCGTCGTCGCGCTGGTCAGCGGCGGTATCGACTCGCCGGTCGCCGCCTACGAGATGTTGCGGCGGGGCAGTCCAATCTATCCGGTGTACGTCGATTTGGGTGACTACGGCGGCCCGGACCACCGAGCGCGGGCAACCGAGACGGTCCGGACGCTCGCCCGATACGCGCCGAACTTCGAGATGCCCTTCCGGGTGGTCCCGGGCGGCGAAACGGTCGAACACATCGCCGACAGCCTCGACAGGGGCCGGATGCTCGCCTTTCGCCGGTTCTGCCTGCGCGTCGGCGAGGTGGTGGCGAGCGACACCGACGCGGTGGGCGTCGCCACCGGGGAAGCCATCGGGCAGAAGTCGAGCCAGACCCTCCGAAACCTCGGCACCACCGACCCCGTGACCGAGTTGCCCGTGTTCCGCCCGCTCCTGACGATGGACAAGAGCGAGATTACCGAACGCGCCCGCGACATCGGGACGTTCGACGACTCGACCATCCCCGCGGGGTGTGACCGCTTCGCCCCGGCACAGGCGGAGACGGGTGCCAGACTCGACGACGTGCGCGCGGCCGAACCCGACGACCTCGCAGAGCGCGCGCGCCGAGCCGTCGAGGACGCGGAACTGGTCGAGATACGGGGGTAG
- a CDS encoding Brp/Blh family beta-carotene 15,15'-dioxygenase, with translation MVAGVLRPSWVVTVLVLVPFALGVSVPPTVQYVPLVASAVLLGLPHGAIDHLAYPRVRGEAVTLRAMGVVVGIYAALGAAYAVGWLVAPAAAFAFFILLTWGHWGQGDLYALRAFCRADYLDTPLTRWLAVVVRGGLPMLVPLLAFPEWYRRVADALVSLFSLGAVDTLAWAFRADTRLVLGVAYAALVLASLALAFVRTADRSVWAVDAGETALLVAYFAVVPPVLAVGVYFCVWHAYRHIARLALLERDSRTALRERRLWPALARFAREATPLTLVSIALLGAVYLLVPNPPTTLPGWVALYLVLIAVLTLPHVVVVSVMDREQSVWA, from the coding sequence CTGGTCGCCGGCGTCCTCCGGCCGTCCTGGGTGGTGACGGTGCTCGTTCTCGTCCCGTTCGCGCTCGGTGTCTCCGTCCCACCGACCGTCCAGTACGTTCCCCTCGTCGCCAGTGCCGTTCTGCTGGGGCTGCCCCACGGTGCTATCGACCACCTCGCGTACCCGCGCGTGAGAGGCGAGGCCGTGACACTCCGAGCGATGGGCGTCGTCGTCGGCATCTACGCCGCCCTCGGTGCCGCGTACGCCGTGGGCTGGCTGGTCGCCCCGGCCGCCGCGTTCGCCTTCTTCATCCTCCTGACGTGGGGCCACTGGGGACAGGGTGACCTCTACGCGCTCCGGGCGTTCTGCCGGGCCGACTACCTCGATACGCCGCTGACCCGGTGGCTCGCCGTCGTCGTCCGGGGTGGCCTGCCGATGTTGGTCCCCCTCCTCGCGTTCCCCGAGTGGTACCGCCGCGTCGCCGACGCGCTGGTCTCCCTGTTCTCGCTCGGGGCCGTCGACACGCTGGCGTGGGCGTTCCGGGCCGACACCCGCCTCGTCCTCGGCGTCGCCTACGCCGCCCTCGTCCTCGCGTCCCTCGCGCTCGCGTTCGTCCGCACCGCCGACCGGTCGGTGTGGGCCGTCGACGCCGGGGAGACGGCGTTGCTCGTCGCCTACTTCGCCGTCGTGCCACCGGTACTCGCCGTCGGCGTCTACTTCTGTGTCTGGCACGCCTACCGCCACATCGCCCGCCTCGCGCTCTTGGAGCGGGACTCCCGAACCGCGCTCCGCGAGCGTCGCCTGTGGCCCGCACTCGCACGGTTCGCCCGGGAGGCGACACCGCTGACGCTGGTCTCTATCGCCCTGCTGGGTGCGGTGTACCTGCTCGTTCCGAACCCGCCCACGACACTGCCGGGGTGGGTCGCGCTGTACCTCGTCCTCATCGCCGTGCTGACGCTCCCGCACGTCGTCGTCGTGAGCGTGATGGACCGCGAGCAGTCGGTGTGGGCGTGA
- a CDS encoding lycopene cyclase domain-containing protein: protein MFDTPLVALTYLEFHLVFVVPPLLILAATTRWTDRRYALPGGLGILTVVAVLYTTPWDNHLIAVGVWDYPAEAVVARVWQAPVEEYLFFALQPLLTGLWLARLETQSAREFGIPLGHRIVGALAGLAVALAGWLLLAEPTYYLGTLLLWAGPVLAIQWGFAWPVLWDRRRTLLLGVGVPTVYLWIADRIAIELGIWVFDPQYMTGIELLGLPIEEALFFALTNAFLVQGLVLFWWVTDRWATVRETWPRPTTG, encoded by the coding sequence ATGTTCGATACCCCGCTCGTCGCCCTGACGTATCTGGAGTTTCACCTCGTGTTCGTCGTCCCGCCGCTTCTCATCCTCGCCGCGACGACCCGCTGGACCGACCGACGGTACGCGCTCCCCGGGGGACTCGGCATCCTCACCGTCGTCGCCGTCCTGTACACGACGCCGTGGGACAACCACCTCATCGCGGTCGGCGTCTGGGACTACCCCGCCGAGGCCGTCGTCGCTCGTGTTTGGCAGGCTCCGGTCGAGGAGTACCTGTTTTTCGCCCTCCAGCCGCTGTTGACGGGGCTGTGGCTCGCCCGTCTGGAGACGCAGAGTGCCCGCGAGTTCGGCATCCCGCTCGGGCACCGCATCGTGGGTGCCCTCGCCGGACTGGCGGTCGCACTGGCCGGCTGGTTGTTGCTCGCCGAACCGACGTACTACCTCGGTACCCTCCTCCTGTGGGCCGGCCCGGTGTTGGCCATCCAGTGGGGCTTCGCGTGGCCCGTCCTCTGGGACCGCCGCCGGACGCTCCTGTTGGGCGTCGGCGTCCCGACGGTGTACCTCTGGATAGCCGACCGCATCGCCATCGAACTCGGCATCTGGGTGTTCGACCCCCAGTACATGACTGGCATCGAACTGCTCGGCCTCCCGATAGAGGAAGCCCTCTTTTTCGCGCTGACCAACGCTTTCCTCGTGCAGGGACTCGTCCTGTTCTGGTGGGTCACCGACCGCTGGGCGACGGTCCGGGAGACGTGGCCGCGGCCGACAACTGGGTGA
- a CDS encoding helix-turn-helix transcriptional regulator — MSNEDGTRVRDSDAVRVSDGGVTIDQLYSELQSNRSDDDDTNVRLTPDQSSEAILDDVLTALFDEQNFNFADSTVKDNLDEILLLLVAHRDSDTHGKTLMSDLAVVFDTHLSPGTVYPQLHELSDDDLLEAQELVRTKEYQIKDEEAFAERIRGAMEQHLALGFYLQTALSEYLD; from the coding sequence ATGTCAAACGAAGACGGGACGCGCGTTCGTGACTCGGACGCTGTCCGGGTAAGCGATGGCGGCGTGACCATCGACCAACTGTACAGCGAACTCCAGTCCAACCGCTCCGACGACGACGACACGAACGTCAGACTCACCCCGGACCAGTCATCAGAAGCGATTCTCGACGACGTCCTAACGGCGTTGTTCGACGAACAGAACTTCAACTTCGCGGACTCGACGGTCAAGGACAACCTCGACGAGATACTGCTCCTGCTGGTCGCACACCGCGATTCCGATACACACGGGAAGACGCTGATGAGCGACCTCGCTGTCGTTTTCGATACCCACCTCAGCCCGGGGACCGTGTATCCGCAACTACACGAACTGTCCGACGACGACTTGCTCGAAGCACAGGAACTCGTCCGGACCAAGGAGTACCAGATAAAGGACGAGGAGGCGTTCGCCGAACGTATCCGCGGAGCTATGGAGCAGCACCTCGCACTCGGGTTTTACCTACAGACGGCTCTGTCGGAGTATCTCGACTAA